Proteins co-encoded in one Seriola aureovittata isolate HTS-2021-v1 ecotype China chromosome 1, ASM2101889v1, whole genome shotgun sequence genomic window:
- the aph1b gene encoding gamma-secretase subunit Aph-1b, giving the protein MTASVFFGCTFIAFGPAIALFLFTIAREPLRVIFLIAGAFFWLVSLLLSSLVWFISVQISNKDSVAQQKGLLVFGVVLSVLLQEAFRFAYYKLLKKANEGLLTLSQEETMPISIRQLAYVSGLGFGFMSGAFSVVNILADSVGPGTVGIHGDSQHYFLSSAFMTMAIILLHMFWGVVFFDACEKQRWWAVAAVVISHLIVSCLTFQNPEYVASLVPTYVILFLMGIWAFYSAGGSLRNLKLCLTCKDKDFLLANHRPR; this is encoded by the exons ATGACGGCGTCGGTGTTTTTCGGCTGCACCTTCATCGCCTTCGGCCCGGCCATCGCTCTGTTCCTGTTTACCATCGCCCGGGAGCCGCTGAGGGTCATTTTCCTCATAGCAGG AGCGTTTTTCTGGCTGGTGTCGCTGCTGCTGTCCTCTCTGGTTTGGTTCATCTCGGTACAGATCAGTAATAAGGACAGTGTGGCGCAGCAGAAAGGTCTGCTCGTCTTCGGCGTggttctctctgtcctgctgcaggaaGCCTTCCGCTTCGCTTACTACAAGCTGCTGAA GAAAGCGAATGAAGGCCTCCTCACTCTCAGTCAGGAGGAAACCATGCCCATCTCCATACGCCAGCTGGCCTACG TGTCCGGCCTCGGCTTCGGCTTCATGAGTGGAGCGTTCTCTGTGGTCAACATCCTGGCTGACTCAGTGGGGCCGGGAACTGTCGGGATCCACGGAGACTCACAGCACTACTTCCTGTCCTCGG CCTTCATGACCATGGCCATCATCCTGCTTCACATGTTCTGGGGCGTCGTCTTCTTTGACGCCTGTGAGAAGCAGCGCTGGTGGGCGGTGGCTGCTGTCGTCATCAGTCACCTAATTGTGTCTTGTCTG ACTTTCCAGAACCCGGAGTACGTCGCCAGCCTCGTTCCCACCTACGTCATCCTGTTCCTGATGGGCATCTGGGCGTTTTACTCCGCCGGCGGCTCCCTGAGGAACCTCAAACTCTGCCTCACCTGCAAAGACAAGGACTTCCTGCTTGCCAACCACCGGCCCAGATAA
- the LOC130177161 gene encoding troponin I, fast skeletal muscle-like, with the protein MAEKKMSTSRRNQLKSLLLQIGEAMLEEEEREAEKEKMKYMEESCQALSVPGCMQELQELCRKLHKQIDLVDEERYDMEIKVTKSNKEINDLKLMVQDLKGKFKKPALRKVRMSADAMLAALLGSKHKVSMDLRGNLKQVKKEVKEEEKQTGDWRKNIEDKAGMDGRKKMFETDA; encoded by the exons ATGGCAGA gAAGAAGATGTCAACGAGCCGGAGGAATCAGCTCAAG agCTTGCTGCTGCAGATCGGTGAGGCgatgctggaggaggaggagagggaggccgAGAAGGAGAAGATGAAGTACATGGAGGAGAGCTGCCAGGCCCTCTCCGTCCCAGGCTGCATGCAGGAGCTCCAG GAGCTGTGCCGGAAACTTCACAAGCAGATTGATTTGGTGGATGAGGAGCGATACGACATGGAGATCAAAGTGACAAAGTCCAACAAGGAG ATCAACGACCTGAAGTTGATGGTTCAGGATCTGAAGGGGAAGTTTAAGAAGCCTGCCCTGAGGAAGGTGCGGATGTCGGCCGACGCCATGCTGGCAGCTCTGCTGGGCTCCAAACATAAAGTGTCCATGGACCTGAGAGGCAACCTGAAACAGGTCAAGaaggaggtgaaagaggag GAGAAGCAAACAGGCGACTGGAGGAAGAACATCGAAGACAAGGCCGGGATGGACGGCAGAAAGAAGATGTTCGAGACAGACGCttaa